agggtggggagggataatactcagaagggtggtgggaatgggtgattggctgataagtGTGGTAATCTAGAACAGTGTTACAATCTATACAGAAAGTCTTAAGAGGCCTGGCTTTGCCTGATGCCAAAAAGGGAAAACTGCAAGCACTAGGCTAGCTCTGCTGGAGAGGGTGTCCCAGAACTGAAATGCCACCACTGACAAGTCCTTTTCACTAATAGCCACCTGTGGTTTTCATTTGATGAGGCAGCTAACAAAGCCTAGCTGTTCCTATCCAAGTAGGGTCAGCAGGTGAGCTGATGGAAAGCTTTGTATTTGTATCTTCTCTGCCCTGCTATTTTGTCCCTCTCTTTTTTGAATTACAACCAGCCTCTCACTTATATTCTCTCACCCTTCTGTACCCATTTCCCTTTCCACAGTGCTCATTCCAAGGCTTTTTGGAACAGGTGGAGCTCACTGGCTTACATGCAGGAGGTGCCTGCCTTCCTTTAATTGAAGGAAGAGCATGTCATGGGCAAAACCTTTCTAATTCCATGATTCTGGGGACCTGCTCCCAATGCAGAGTAGACAaggggtggccaacatggtgACCTTCATAGGTTGTTGAACTCCATCCATCAATACTATCAGTCCCAGTCAGGTTGGCCAATGGGCATGGATGGCCGAAGCTGGAGAACCATATTGGCAACCTCTACAGCCGAGCACTCACTGGGCAGATGCTTTGGCTGCTTGATGGGTTCATATATGTTTATCTCCCATTTTGACCTCCAATAATGCATCTGACAACGTTTGCAAGATCTaagcaatgtatttatttttaaaatagtttcagGAGAGGGAGGAACCCAAAGACATTGTTGTTCTGATTGCATCAATTTCTACAAGCCATTGATGCGTAGTCATCATCGTCTCCACCATTTTGTGTTTGTGAATGAATATCTGGCTATCAAGCAGCTGTTGGAGTGCATTGTTCtaagggaaaaggggagaaaagtgtGTCAGGGAAACTGATGAGGAAGAAAATGTGAGCaactcatatttatttttttcggAATCAGTGGCAGATGATGCCCATTGCGATTGGTGTCATGGGAGGCAGGTAGGCCAACAGTAGATGCAAAAACCAGGGCAAATGACAGCTGCAACTACAGCCAATGAGAAGCAGAGGCAAGTCATTTTTGTTTTGCCCTCACCGATTGAGTTCTACAGGGGCAACACGGAGATGGGGTTTTCCAGTCTACGGCCAAGTGGAAGCTGCCTCATTGCAGCTGGGACTGAAGATACTTTAATTATAATTAACTGGAATCTGAGCCCCATAAGGCAGCCGAAGTCAGAGTTGCTAGGCCCAACCAGGCCACCATCTAGAGCTGGGatctaggtaaaaaggtaaaggtaaaggacccctggacagttaaatccagtcaaaggttacTATGGGGTTggtgtgctcatcttgcttcaggccgaaggagccggcgtttgtccacagacagctttccgggtcatgtggccagcatgactaaacaccttctggtgcaacggaacacaatGGCAGAAGCCAGGGCACATGAaaatgccattcaccttcccaccacagcggtacctatttgaactggcatgctttcgaaatgctaggttggcaggagcaaagatagagcaatgggagctcaccccatcatggggattcgaaccgccagccttctgattggcaagcccaagaggctcagtggtgtataCCGCAGCGCACCTGTGTCCCTCAGCTGGGCTCTAGCCAGACCCTGCCCAGGAACCACAATTGCTGATGTCCCACCACCCCAGCTGAGGGATGTAGAACAAACTCCTTCCTATCCATCCCCACTGCTAGGTCCAAATTGTCTGCTGCTCTTAGCCAATCAACCCCTTGCTCATTTCCTGATAGCTTGTTTAAGCATGGAAATCAGACCTCAGTTAATTTCAAtgatttaactacagtggtaccttggttgttgaacgtaatctcATCCAGAAGAtagtttgacttctgaaacgccTCAGtagccgttcaacttccgaggtgcgttcaaaacagaagcatttatttccaggttttcggcgaaaactgaaatgttcgacttctgaagcgTTTGACaagcgaggtactactgtacttgaaCTGTACTTGTGATCCAGATCAGTGAATCTCCCTGGACTAAATATCGATCCTCAGATTCTGTTTCAGACAGATACATTCATTTTTTatctacaataaaaaaaatcttgagTCCAGGTTGCTTTACCAGCGTTAAAGTATTTGATGTTTGCCTCAGGAAAACTTTGCTCCAAGACTAATTTCTTGAATTTTTCTTTGATGTCATCTTCCACGTCTGGCCCCCTAGctttaaacaaaagcaaaggtTGAGTAATTTGTTGTTCTCAGAAAAGCTGAAATATCTGTTTTATGTCTATAGAGCACCCAAAGTCTCTTCTTCCCGCCATCTTCTCTGGATTGTGCACTAGACAGTCAGAAACAGAACCCCCATGAAACCAGAGAAGAGGATctaagcaggcatggccaaacctggccctccagagagttttgggactgcaattcccatcgtccatgaccactggtcctgttaactaggcatgatgggagttgtagtcccaaaacatctggagggccaagtgtggCCATTGCAAAGGAACTGAAAGCCTACACAGGTGCTGACTGTTCCTATTTGCTAGTGGGAGGCTTCATGGTAGCTGCTCTTTCTGCCGGATCATTGTTAATATTGCAGCCCCCTATTGCCTTTTATTTTGGggacacatttttttcttcatgtGAAGTTCTAAAGTGGCCATTCTTTAGGGTACAGCTCCCTTTTCCAATATATCCCTTCATCCCAGGAAGGGTTGATTATTCCATTAGCCACTTTTTATTCTAGAAGATTATTGTAGCCAagattttaaatatgttttcctccttctttttaactctgtacagtagaacctctacttaggACTGCCTCTACTTCGGGCCCAATCCAAGTCGTGACTCCGGCAGACCTGGAAGAAAATACCGGGTTTGCCACgattcacacatgtgcagaagcagcttCTGCTCTTTGCACACTCGCAGAAGCAGCCACTGCcacctgcacatgcgcagaggcATGCTACCGTCAAATGCGCCTGTGCACAACGGCGTTTCTACCAGTGACCCAGATCGATATACGGACGGACCTTTGGAACTAATTAGGTCTGTAAGTagaagttccactgtacagtatagatAGTTGTGGATAGCAAAAAAAGTGTTTAAATATTAGCCGCATAACGACAAATGAAAGATAACATAAGGAATATAGTTGACATAACTGAGTATTTGATGGCCAGGAATGATAAGCAAGCAGCATTAATATTTATTGATgcggaaaaggcctttgacaatatttcttgggaATTTATGAAAAAGAATTTGGAACTAATGGAAATGGGAcagttatttaaaatattaaaggtATTAGAGCTATATATTCAGATCAAAAAGCTAAATTGATTGTAAATAATGTGTTAACAGAGAATTTTGAAATTACGAAAGGTACCAGACAGGGTTGTCCGTTATCTCCATTATTATTCATTACGGTCATGGAAGTCCTTCTAAGAAATTTGAGAAATGCAGAAAAAATTAAGGGAATCGGTGTCAGTCAGAATGAGTATAAATTAAAGGCCTTTGTGGAAGATTTTAGTTATAACAATGGAAGAACCATTAACCAGTGCTAAAGCAGCACTGGAAAGAATTCGGACAGGTAgctggttttaaattaaataaaaagaaaaaagaaaaatgcttgttAAGAGTAGGAATCAGGGTCTAAAAGATCAATTGCAATAATGAAAAGGTATAGAGGTGGTTAAAAAGGGTAAATAATTTAGGAGTCTGGTTAACAtctaaaaatttaaatttgtttaaagacaATTACACAGCAGTATGTAATGATATTCATAAGTCTGATGTTATGCTTAAAAatatgtgcaaacacacacacacacacacacacacacacacacatatgtatagaTAAAGATATTCAATAATGTTGCattctatttttgtattttaactagATCCATAATTGGATTGAAGAGAACTTAGGGTATCCTTCCATAAAcggatgccttccagatgttttaggcaaAACCTTCCACCAGCCACCAAAGTGTAGTACAGGAGGGACAGGCAGGGCAGGGCCAACTCCTTCAGGACAGCAGAGTGATGAGCAGCACTGGCTCTGCCTCCTTCCTTTGAACTTTTTCTGCTCTGGCTGGTCAATAGAAATACTTGCTACCCAGAACTTGAAACTGAGGTTGcgtctttcctcccctcccaaccCATTCTCCTTTTGTGAATTttagggcgtgtgtgtgtgtgtgagagagagagagatggagagagagagagagagagagagagagagagagagagagagagaactaacaagtacagtggtgcctcactagatgaatttaattcgttccacgggtcttttcttataacgaaaaattcatctagcaaatcccataggaatgcattgaattttattttattttattcccataggaacgcatttattgaatttcaatgcattcctatgggaaaccacgattcgctagacatttttttcataaaacgaattcatctagcgaggcaacctccgctcaaaaaatcctttcgttaagcggaaatttcgttaagcagggcattcgttaagccaggcaccactgtatcctttTTGCTGAACCACATATATGCCACAGGGTGGAgtgagggttattggtttgtttttgtttctattgtgtattttgtgttttcttatctagttttatgttgtgaactgctctgagatctatgggtgaATAAAAATAACCGCCATCCCCATAACACATACCAGACAGGAACAGGGCCTCATGACTTGATTTCTTCACGTAAAGCATGATATACTTTTCAAAATCAACATCTATGACATGAACTTCACCATCTATACAGGAAACAACACAAGACATCAGTTGAAGGAAGCGGTTTCCCCATATAttggctgttgggggggggcaagcaaatTGGGATCTGCCACTCTTAGTCGTCTTAATTATTCATTCTTTCTCCCAACCCCTCATTTAATATGTCTTCAGATGTAATTTTAAGTGAGGTGAATCTCCATGCCTTAATAAGTGTCCTGCCCAGGTCCACTGCCACAGATTGCCCTACCTAAAGCAGGCAGTGGGAACCACCATTCCTCCCCCCGTCGTCTTGCTCCCTGTTcttactttccccctcttttagcCATGGTATTAGGCATGGCAGACTCTCCTCCAGCTCCTCAGTCAGAGAAGACGGCATCCTTCCCAAAAGGAAGATGTTCGTGTAGCCATGGCTACAAGTACTATGCTGAAAATCTAAAGTTAAATGTAAATGTTGACTAGCTACCATAGGAAATGTATGATAATGTGGACATTCTCTCAACCCCTGTCCCAGATGGCCTTGCTTTGAGGAAGGACCCCCCCCTGTCCCTTTCTCAATGTGtgacagggaggagggggaaccctAGACCTTGCAGAAGTCTTGTTTGGAGAGCAGTAAAGCAAATAGGTGGCAGAGAGGCTCCAGACGCTGGGAACTTGCTACCCCTTCTGTTGCTACTTAActttgttgagagctgcccaCAGAGGCTGAGGTAACCCGGTCAGATGGATGGGATataagcaggggcgtaggaagataggggcggtgggggcggatcgccccgagcggcacgatcccaggggcgccatcgccgctgcctgccccgcccccaaaaggcatgccacgtcactgcgcacggtgcaccccaccccaaaaagcacGCCACCTCATTGTGCAtggtgcgccccgcccccaaaatgtgtgccacatCACTGGGAGCAacacgcctgctctctgcccccggtggtggagcatgaagctctgccgctggatataagtaataaaattattgtttttgttgttgttatttgcctGCCTCTGTTAAACTAGAACTTTTCCTGTGGCATCCCAAGGGCTTTGGAGAACCTCACTAGAAAAGCAAAAACTAGCTGTTTTGGTCcatttccaaaataataaaactCTCTAGGTGTGCATTACATTTATTTCAACCAACCCTAGTGTCAGGAAAGACTGGCCAACTTTTAAGTTCTCCAGCACTCTTCACCGAGCACAATATTACCAAAAGAATGAataatccacccacccacccaaaaaaccaaTCAGACTGGGTTGGTATCTATGAGGGCAGCGTATAGGGTCAGTTGCAAGATAAAGATTGCAGGATGACAGAGTCCCTTCCCAGAGCAATACAGATCAGTTGTCTGGCCACCTGGGATTCTGCGATAAAAAAAGCAAAGGCTGCTCCCCAGGTCTGAGAACATAGATCCCAGCTGTTACCCAGAACTCCCTTGTGCAGCCTGGAGTGAAACACTCCAGTTCCTCCTGGTTAAGCAGAGGGGAGATCTAAAGAGAAAACAGGAGTCTTCCATTTTGAAAAGCCCAAGATTGATTTTGGATGGCATACAAGGCAAATCATATATTTCCAAGTTGGGAAGTAGAGGCATTGGTTTAACCATCTGCCATGGGTCTGTCTGCCTTATCAAGAAGGAACCCCATAATCAGGGGGTAAATCACTTCCTTTGCAGGTAGAATGTCCGTGCTTCAATCCCAGATGTTgtgcaacttaaaaggattctGTTACTGGGGTAGAAAGAGACGCCTGACTCCAAAGAGCCACCGTCAGTCCAAGTGGGTCAATCTTAGACAAACAGACAAATAGTTTGTGGGAGTTTCCTGTTACTGTGATGTCTCCTTTAATAACCTCTGTATCCTGCTCTTTTGCCCTGAGATCACAAAACGCAGATTgggatttaaaaatatttataggtTTTGTTTGAACTGAGGGAAAATCAGCTTGCAAAAGAAGGGTTTGCACGAGGTAAAGACGGGCAAAGGACTTCCACATAACCAGATTTTACGTACCTTACATAACCATACCTTTAACTCCTCATTTGCCCTTCCTATCTCTTTGTTATTTAGACTGATAGTCTCATGCTGGATCCTCTTTACAaccccctcctcctgcttccacttCGCTCTTTAATCTCAAGGTGAGAGATCAGCTTGAAACGATCTTCCGAAAGAACTATGGAGCAAGCATGGCGGCCTTTGCTTTCTCAGACTACTAAGCTTTAGCTAGACCCAGTgttttctttgcaaaaaaaagtttaggggtactctcattttcctactgatattgaaatactgcccctcaatgaggccaaacttagattgacaaaatgtttaggggtatgtgtacccctgtgccccccccccagaaaaaagcactgcctagacTTAGAAACCTTTTTCTAGCCTTGTTATGTATTTCCtaaaataaacaactttattGGGGGGCAAGTGATTGCACTGCTCTCCTCCACAAAACTCGATTTTGCACTCAAAAGAAAGCATATAAATGGGGAAAAGAACAGATGTTTGAACATTTGCCCAAATCACAGCATCTGGATCTTTTGATCATAAAACATACTTTGTCATCAGGTAATAGGGTGGCTCATGGCACTCGTACTCACCGGTAAATTTGAATACACCAGGTTTGTCTGTGTGCTTTAACATAGCAGTTGCTTCTTTGCAGAcaccgtccctggaaaagagaGCTAAATGAAAGCACTTCAAAACCAGATACCCAGCCTGCTTCTGCCTTGCCTCCCCCACTTGTATTTCTCAGGGTGTCAGAGCCACTGATGGAAGAAATACAGTTCCAGTAAAATGCCTTTCTGTCTGCCGGAGGGAAGGATAGCTGGAGTGTCAAGAGGAGCGGCACCCTGACCAATGCCTTCAAAATGGACAGGCCTTCTTGGAGGCCTCTACATTATCAAATGTAGGTTTCCACAGGATTACTCATCTCTCCATTGACATTccagcaatgttttatttatatcacTATGCCCAACCTAAGTAGCTCTTTATGATACATTAAGATAAAACAagaccccccaccaaaaaaaagagataataggggatgggaaacctgtggtcttcccTAAGCAGCAGCTCTACACAAAATCTGGACATtgctccatccagctcaatattgtctacactgaagaAACTTTATGCCCTTTCCAAACCATCTCAAAATGATTTCAGGGGAAATCAGGGCTGTGGCTccgtggcagagcacctgctttgcatgtgcaaggacccaggttcaattctcagcCTATGCATGATGGGAGGAGAGGTATCAGTTGTAAGATACTAACGACATATAATTAGCGGTGAGTTTCATATCTCCATCTGTAACCTCCACAATGTGGTCCATCGGTGATATTTTCTGCTCATACTCAGTCAACTCAGGCAGCTTGGAAGCCATCCCGATGGGGTGCCACTTCCCGACAGTCTAAATCAGAAGGATTTTGATTGACATTTTAGGGATCAGAAGAAGTTGACAAGGGTTCATTATATAACACAACCCACCTCATCTCTAGTATTTTCCTACCAAAGCTAGGAGCATATATCAAAATCAGGCAACTATTAATCTGCTGATAGCCAAGCTTGTGGACCtgggggagaggaaaagggggACCCAAAAGCAACAGGGCCTTTACTCAAGAGCAAAGCTGCTTGGGTATCCTATCCAGGTAAGGCTTCCCCAGCTGAAAGTCCCATCTGCAAACGTCTTACCTTTTGGGGGTCAAAGTTTGGGACCACAGGGATGTCAGCACTGACAGGAAATATGTAGTCAGGGGTCAGTCCAAACACCAACAGCAGCACAGCAATCATCCTGGAGCTGCTTCTCTTCTGCTCTTGCCGTGAACACCGTGTGCAGGGGCAGAGAATGATGGTCCAGGGTTGCAGAGGCCCATTTTAAATATCTGTCTTCAAAGGTCTTCAAAGCACATCCCACTCATGAACTTATGCAAGAGGGAAGAACAGAGTGGGAACAGCAGGgttatttttaaagggaattaATTTATTTGTGGTGTGGAGCAAGGTGGAGTCTCCTTTATACTTCAGAAGAAACAAACATGCTTGTTctcttgggttttttggggggatgttcTTGAGGAGGATGTTCAAGGCTGGCACATTCCCTTCCTGGGCAAGTACAGAGATCAGGGGTGCTCCGTGGCATCTCCTCCTCCCGCCCCAGCCCATCTCCACAAGCTTGCCCAGCCCTTAATGACTTGTGGTCTTTTCAGCAAAAGACATAGAAGACCTATCACAGAATGAAATGCTTAAGCTTATCCAGGATATTAGATCACTGGATCACACATGCCGGGGGCTGGTGGTGGGAACTGCCACCTCAAGGACCTGATATGGCCCACCAAATCTTCCCCGGCGGCAGCACTCCCACAGGTAGGGGAATGTGCAGAAGACCAGCAGGTGCAGAGCAACCATGGGTTGAAACTAGTACACCCAGCCCAGTGCCAAAATGAAAATATAGATCATCTCTTGCCATCCACCCTCCTCACAAAATAGATCTGATGAGCAGAGGGGAGATGGTCATTGTTATGTAGTGAGCTGAattctaga
Above is a window of Zootoca vivipara chromosome 2, rZooViv1.1, whole genome shotgun sequence DNA encoding:
- the LOC118078896 gene encoding epididymal secretory protein 4-like, with product MIAVLLLVFGLTPDYIFPVSADIPVVPNFDPQKTVGKWHPIGMASKLPELTEYEQKISPMDHIVEVTDGDMKLTANYMSDGVCKEATAMLKHTDKPGVFKFTDGEVHVIDVDFEKYIMLYVKKSSHEALFLSARGPDVEDDIKEKFKKLVLEQSFPEANIKYFNAEQCTPTAA